The Geobacter sp. AOG2 genome includes a window with the following:
- a CDS encoding MFS transporter — protein MKNSLFHAGRALRYRNFRLFFMGQGISLVGTWMTRMATGWLVYRLTGSAFLLGIVGFAGQIVPFLLQPLAGAWVERMDRRKLLIRTQAAAAIQSFVLAALTLSHIITIWEIIALSAVQGLVNAFDAPGRHSFFIQMIEDRNYIGNAIALNSTMVNGARLLGPALAGVTIGLVGEGGCFLIDGISYVAVVASLLMMKIKPVETAHTADNLFRQVREGWDYVRGFSPLRTILVLFAVVSLMGYPYMVLLPVFASQVFHGGPYALGWLTAASGLGALVSALSLAFRKSVVGLTRMIQMSSATLGVALILFGFSRQFALSLVLMGFAGFGMMQSASASSTVIQTLVPEDKRARVISYYAMAYFGAAPIGSLLAGALAQKIGAAGTIIITGTFCLVGSLWFSLQMPKIGTVMRPIYREMGLCPNNPDKEQ, from the coding sequence ATGAAAAATTCGCTTTTCCATGCCGGGCGCGCATTACGGTACCGGAATTTCAGGCTCTTTTTCATGGGACAAGGCATTTCGCTCGTCGGCACCTGGATGACGCGAATGGCGACCGGCTGGCTGGTTTACCGGCTGACCGGCTCGGCGTTCCTTCTCGGCATTGTCGGCTTTGCAGGCCAGATTGTTCCCTTCCTTCTTCAACCATTGGCAGGGGCATGGGTTGAAAGAATGGATCGCCGGAAACTCCTGATCCGGACGCAGGCCGCGGCAGCCATCCAGTCTTTTGTGCTTGCGGCCCTTACCCTCAGCCACATTATTACGATTTGGGAGATCATCGCGCTCAGCGCCGTGCAGGGGCTGGTCAATGCCTTTGATGCGCCGGGACGCCACTCGTTTTTTATCCAAATGATCGAGGATCGGAACTATATTGGAAACGCCATTGCCCTGAACTCGACGATGGTCAATGGCGCGCGCCTATTGGGGCCTGCCCTTGCCGGGGTCACGATCGGGCTTGTCGGGGAGGGCGGATGCTTTCTGATCGACGGCATAAGTTATGTAGCGGTCGTCGCATCGCTTCTCATGATGAAGATCAAACCGGTGGAAACAGCGCATACGGCGGACAATCTGTTCAGGCAAGTGCGCGAGGGCTGGGATTATGTGCGCGGCTTCTCCCCTCTCAGGACGATCCTTGTGCTTTTCGCCGTCGTCTCGCTGATGGGGTATCCGTATATGGTTTTGCTCCCTGTCTTTGCCAGTCAGGTTTTCCATGGCGGCCCCTATGCATTGGGCTGGCTTACGGCTGCTTCCGGGCTGGGGGCGCTCGTTTCCGCGCTTTCCCTCGCATTCCGAAAATCGGTCGTCGGTTTGACGCGCATGATCCAGATGAGTTCGGCCACCCTCGGAGTTGCGCTCATCCTGTTCGGTTTCTCCCGCCAGTTCGCTCTGTCGCTTGTGCTCATGGGATTTGCGGGTTTCGGCATGATGCAGAGCGCTTCCGCGAGCAGTACGGTTATTCAGACCCTCGTGCCAGAGGATAAGCGGGCCCGCGTCATCAGCTACTACGCCATGGCATATTTCGGTGCGGCCCCCATCGGCAGCCTGCTGGCAGGCGCCCTGGCCCAGAAGATCGGTGCTGCCGGCACGATTATCATCACCGGGACATTCTGTCTTGTGGGCTCCCTGTGGTTCTCGCTGCAGATGCCCAAAATCGGAACGGTCATGCGCCCGATCTATCGGGAAATGGGGCTTTGCCCAAATAACCCGGATAAGGAACAATGA
- the bamD gene encoding outer membrane protein assembly factor BamD — protein MRRLPFAYLVISALALFLCLSGALRAPAAEIDDSNLFVEAFNAYQKKDYLLAIDKVKQLTQMFPDTPLKDVSLLLLARSGLKAGDNTLAARTVNQFTTEFPTNPLRSSIEDELLVLGTRLHKGEKLQENKVLHMAAVKMRNEQLAIERAIAEKQEQERQARLKAEQERIAREKAELERRERERIAAEKTAKEAIRAATAITLENSRVALAGQNGTLPFVIANNTQNSEEYILETSAPAEYGALLSGEATPGTATNRVTIGPGRSFKGVIAFHIPSDRVDGERREMALKVASARFSDVVLSSETLVTTSAPLVRVVARPASRKITPGGQISYRMTVLNIGSETARDLTVRTTLPPQFEFPEAENPQFHREGTDTLSFRIDALETGRMAEYHLNLRVRGDSRNGQEVRCRIEVANGQLQRTETFASSVATVQAN, from the coding sequence GTGCGCCGATTGCCATTCGCATACCTTGTCATCTCCGCGTTGGCGCTTTTCCTCTGTCTGTCGGGTGCGCTCCGCGCCCCGGCAGCGGAGATCGACGACTCGAACCTTTTTGTGGAGGCCTTTAACGCCTACCAGAAAAAGGATTACCTCCTGGCCATCGACAAGGTCAAACAGCTCACCCAGATGTTCCCCGACACGCCGCTCAAGGACGTGTCCCTGCTGCTCCTGGCCCGTTCCGGCCTGAAGGCTGGCGACAACACCCTGGCAGCCCGCACCGTCAACCAGTTCACCACCGAATTCCCCACCAACCCCTTGCGGTCGAGCATAGAGGACGAACTGCTCGTTCTGGGGACGCGCCTGCACAAGGGCGAAAAGCTCCAGGAGAACAAGGTGCTGCATATGGCCGCCGTAAAGATGCGCAACGAGCAGCTTGCCATCGAGCGGGCCATTGCCGAAAAACAGGAGCAGGAACGCCAAGCCCGGCTCAAGGCCGAACAGGAGCGTATCGCCCGGGAAAAGGCCGAGCTGGAACGCCGGGAGCGGGAGCGGATCGCGGCTGAGAAAACCGCCAAAGAGGCTATCCGCGCGGCCACCGCCATCACCCTGGAAAACAGCCGTGTTGCCCTGGCAGGACAGAACGGGACGCTTCCCTTCGTGATCGCCAACAACACCCAAAATAGCGAGGAGTACATCCTTGAAACCAGCGCACCTGCGGAATACGGCGCGCTGCTGTCGGGCGAGGCAACCCCGGGCACGGCAACCAACCGCGTGACCATCGGGCCGGGGCGGTCCTTCAAAGGGGTCATCGCGTTCCACATACCATCGGACCGGGTGGACGGCGAGCGCAGGGAGATGGCCCTCAAAGTGGCCTCCGCGCGCTTCAGCGATGTGGTCCTGTCCAGTGAAACCCTGGTGACGACCTCCGCGCCGCTGGTGCGTGTCGTAGCGCGGCCCGCCAGCCGGAAGATCACTCCGGGCGGGCAGATCAGCTACCGCATGACCGTGCTGAACATCGGGTCCGAGACGGCGCGTGACCTGACCGTACGGACGACCCTGCCGCCCCAGTTCGAGTTCCCGGAGGCGGAGAACCCCCAATTCCACCGCGAAGGCACGGACACACTGTCGTTCAGGATCGACGCCCTGGAAACCGGAAGGATGGCGGAATACCACCTGAACCTGAGGGTACGCGGCGACAGCCGCAACGGGCAGGAGGTGCGGTGCCGGATAGAGGTTGCCAACGGGCAACTGCAACGCACGGAGACCTTCGCCTCCAGCGTTGCGACGGTGCAGGCTAACTGA
- the proB gene encoding glutamate 5-kinase has translation MRKEILKSVKRVVIKIGSRVLTDGDGALDLAVIGRICSDIAALQALHLQVVVVSSGAIAAGRSELGLTEKPRTIPQKQAAAAIGQSRLMRAYEEALSPHGLKAAQVLLTSEDLVNRQRFLNARATLNALLGFGIIPVINENDTVVVDEIKFGDNDNLSALVTNVAEANLLLILTDIEGFYSADPHRDPDARLIPLVKGISRDVERAAGGAGSKVGTGGMATKVAAAKKAGKNGVPTIMVDGKRAGIIAAALAGAEVGTLFLPAGEGLNRRKHWIAYTLKPSGRVVVDEGAREVLQKRGKSLLPSGVVRVEGRFERGGCVRVCGPDGVEFARGLSDYSSVEAAQLVGKKSSEIDDVLGYHYGDVIIHRDNLVVL, from the coding sequence ATGCGTAAAGAGATATTGAAATCCGTGAAGCGGGTGGTGATCAAGATCGGCAGCAGGGTGCTGACCGACGGTGACGGCGCCCTGGATCTGGCGGTCATCGGGCGGATCTGTAGCGACATCGCCGCCCTGCAGGCCCTGCACCTTCAGGTCGTCGTCGTATCGTCCGGCGCCATCGCCGCCGGCAGGAGCGAGCTGGGCCTGACGGAAAAGCCCCGGACCATCCCCCAGAAACAGGCTGCGGCGGCCATCGGCCAGTCGCGCCTCATGCGGGCCTATGAAGAGGCCTTGAGCCCCCACGGCCTCAAGGCGGCCCAGGTACTCCTGACCAGCGAGGACCTGGTCAACCGGCAGCGCTTCCTCAACGCCCGGGCCACCCTGAACGCCCTGTTGGGTTTCGGCATCATCCCGGTGATCAACGAGAACGACACCGTGGTGGTGGACGAGATAAAGTTTGGGGACAACGACAACCTGTCGGCCCTGGTCACCAACGTGGCCGAGGCCAATCTGCTGCTGATCCTGACCGATATCGAAGGGTTCTACAGCGCCGACCCCCACCGGGACCCGGACGCCCGGCTGATACCGTTGGTGAAGGGTATCAGCCGTGATGTGGAGCGGGCCGCAGGGGGGGCCGGGTCCAAGGTCGGCACCGGCGGCATGGCCACCAAGGTGGCGGCTGCCAAGAAGGCTGGCAAGAACGGCGTGCCGACCATCATGGTTGACGGCAAGCGCGCCGGGATCATCGCTGCGGCCCTGGCTGGCGCCGAGGTGGGCACCCTGTTCCTCCCTGCCGGAGAGGGGCTCAATCGCCGCAAACATTGGATTGCCTACACCCTCAAGCCGTCCGGCCGGGTGGTGGTGGATGAAGGTGCGCGGGAGGTGTTGCAGAAACGGGGCAAGAGCCTTCTGCCGTCAGGGGTTGTGCGGGTCGAGGGGCGTTTCGAGCGGGGAGGGTGCGTGCGGGTCTGCGGGCCGGACGGTGTGGAGTTCGCCCGGGGCCTGTCGGATTATTCCAGCGTCGAGGCGGCTCAACTGGTGGGCAAAAAGAGTAGCGAGATCGACGATGTCCTGGGGTATCATTACGGGGACGTGATCATCCACCGGGACAACCTAGTGGTTTTGTAA
- a CDS encoding MarR family winged helix-turn-helix transcriptional regulator, producing the protein MSSSKHIETAVSELTLALGSLIRRIRAAAPSELSALSWTQKSVIVRLDKDGPTTAADLARAEGVKSQSMGTAIATLARMGLVEREAHPTDGRRMNIVLTAKGKTMRKNVREAKHAWLAHAIGKLDRKEQEKLFAAGEVIKKLVDL; encoded by the coding sequence ATGTCATCGTCCAAACACATCGAAACGGCCGTCAGCGAACTGACACTTGCCTTGGGTTCTCTTATCAGGCGTATTCGGGCGGCAGCCCCTTCGGAACTTAGCGCACTATCATGGACACAAAAATCCGTGATCGTCCGCCTTGACAAAGACGGCCCAACAACCGCCGCAGATCTTGCGCGCGCCGAGGGGGTAAAGTCGCAGTCCATGGGAACGGCCATCGCAACACTGGCAAGAATGGGGCTGGTCGAACGCGAGGCGCACCCTACCGACGGTCGCCGAATGAACATCGTTTTGACCGCCAAAGGCAAGACCATGCGCAAGAATGTGCGAGAGGCCAAACATGCCTGGCTGGCTCACGCCATAGGAAAACTCGACAGGAAAGAGCAAGAAAAGCTCTTCGCGGCGGGCGAAGTTATAAAAAAACTCGTCGATCTATGA
- the rdgC gene encoding recombination-associated protein RdgC, with translation MGVYANTVSITQYTITGDLPKNDQFQWFSEKLSARGFQSIENSAEESSEGWTLVDHPDDAAFEAPSDFWRDNYLVFSLRRDQRKVPTALLKSHTGREEGAFLAQHPNLRRAPKKKREEIKEQVQLRLLTKSLPVPSSVDVVWDQRNGILTLFSLGTKVLERFEDIFRKTFEGLSPVIIHPFARARMLVEGPMLDKLEAANLAGSDAVAAQIRDNQWLGWDFLLWLLQRGVNGEGEFNVSRPGHFANGERFSAWIDDRIQFQGGSEEGSIQKVSVSGSQDSYLEAISALKGGKRITSATICMEKDENPWKLTLKGETFGFASLKCPQVRIEKDATVDQMSEREAVFYERMFLLEQGVQLFDSLFAAFLNERLNDAWGTRLQAIQAWLDGK, from the coding sequence ATGGGAGTCTACGCCAACACCGTCAGCATCACCCAGTACACCATAACCGGCGACCTGCCGAAGAACGATCAGTTCCAGTGGTTTTCAGAAAAACTGTCCGCCCGGGGGTTCCAGTCCATCGAAAACTCCGCCGAGGAGTCCTCCGAGGGATGGACCCTGGTGGACCATCCCGATGACGCCGCTTTCGAGGCGCCATCCGATTTCTGGCGTGACAACTACCTGGTCTTCTCCCTGCGCCGCGACCAGCGCAAGGTGCCGACCGCCCTGCTCAAATCCCACACCGGCCGGGAGGAGGGGGCATTCCTGGCCCAACACCCCAACCTGCGCCGGGCGCCCAAAAAGAAGCGGGAGGAGATCAAGGAGCAGGTGCAGTTGCGTCTTTTGACCAAGTCCCTGCCGGTCCCCTCAAGCGTGGACGTGGTCTGGGACCAGAGGAACGGCATACTGACCCTGTTCAGCCTGGGAACCAAGGTTCTGGAACGCTTCGAGGATATCTTCCGCAAGACCTTCGAGGGGCTCAGCCCGGTGATCATCCACCCCTTTGCCCGGGCCAGGATGTTGGTGGAGGGGCCGATGCTGGACAAACTGGAGGCCGCCAACCTGGCCGGGTCGGACGCGGTGGCGGCCCAGATCCGCGACAACCAGTGGTTGGGATGGGATTTCCTTCTCTGGCTCCTCCAACGTGGGGTGAACGGAGAAGGAGAGTTCAACGTCAGCCGACCGGGCCATTTCGCCAACGGCGAGCGCTTTTCGGCCTGGATCGACGACCGTATCCAGTTTCAGGGGGGGAGCGAGGAAGGGAGCATCCAGAAGGTCTCCGTCTCCGGTTCCCAGGATAGTTATCTGGAGGCCATCTCGGCCCTCAAGGGCGGGAAACGAATCACCAGCGCCACTATCTGCATGGAGAAGGACGAAAACCCCTGGAAATTGACCCTCAAGGGGGAGACCTTCGGTTTTGCCTCCCTCAAATGCCCCCAGGTACGCATCGAGAAGGACGCCACCGTGGATCAGATGAGCGAGCGGGAGGCGGTCTTCTACGAGCGCATGTTCCTGTTGGAGCAAGGCGTCCAGCTCTTCGACAGCCTGTTCGCCGCATTCCTGAACGAGCGCTTAAACGATGCCTGGGGGACGCGTCTCCAGGCCATCCAGGCCTGGCTGGACGGAAAGTAG
- a CDS encoding DegQ family serine endoprotease, with translation MSTSFVSTVRCLVVGMIATLALPVISIAKPISPDFVELAKRLKPTVVNIRTTKNIKPRQRAQHPQFQQNPFNNFFDDFFGRYFDEMPQQRPRREQALGTGFIISAEGYILTNNHVVKGADEVMVKLSDGREVKGEIKGSDEKLDLALVKISEKEKLPVAELGDSDRLEVGEWVMAIGNPFGLAQTVTAGIVSAKGRVIGSGPYDDYIQTDASINPGNSGGPLFNAEGQVIGINTAIISGGQGIGFAIPINMAKDVVAQLRDKGKVTRGYLGVRFQPLTADLAKSFGLDSDKGALVANVEKDGPAEKAGLKAGDIILEYDGKPINEGNELPRYVAVTPIDKKVKLVIFRDGKKQEVTVAIARLKDGGTLANTDDFTESATMGIAVQELTKELASRLGIRDTKGLIVSEVKPGSPAEEVGITAGDLIIEINGQRPDTLEKYNAAAAKLKKGDVARLLLKRPDGAIYYVAVKIDQ, from the coding sequence ATGTCCACATCATTCGTGTCCACTGTCCGTTGTCTGGTCGTCGGTATGATTGCCACCCTTGCACTACCGGTCATATCGATTGCCAAGCCGATTAGCCCCGATTTCGTCGAGCTGGCGAAACGGCTCAAACCAACCGTCGTCAACATACGGACCACCAAAAACATCAAACCGCGGCAACGGGCGCAACACCCCCAGTTCCAGCAGAATCCTTTCAACAACTTCTTCGACGACTTCTTTGGCCGCTATTTTGATGAAATGCCGCAACAGAGGCCGCGTCGCGAACAGGCTTTGGGTACCGGTTTCATCATCAGCGCCGAAGGGTACATCCTGACCAACAACCATGTAGTCAAGGGCGCCGATGAGGTGATGGTCAAGCTCTCCGACGGCAGAGAGGTCAAGGGGGAGATCAAGGGGAGCGACGAAAAACTCGACCTGGCCTTGGTCAAGATCAGCGAAAAGGAGAAATTGCCGGTTGCCGAACTGGGGGACAGCGATAGGTTGGAGGTTGGTGAATGGGTTATGGCCATCGGCAATCCCTTTGGTCTGGCCCAGACCGTCACGGCCGGGATCGTCAGCGCCAAGGGGCGCGTGATCGGCAGCGGACCTTACGACGACTACATCCAGACCGACGCCTCCATCAACCCGGGCAACTCCGGTGGGCCGCTCTTTAATGCCGAGGGCCAGGTGATCGGCATCAATACTGCCATCATCTCCGGTGGGCAGGGCATCGGGTTTGCCATTCCCATCAACATGGCAAAGGACGTGGTGGCCCAACTGCGCGACAAAGGCAAGGTTACCAGGGGCTACCTGGGGGTTCGCTTCCAACCGTTGACCGCCGATCTGGCCAAGTCCTTCGGCCTTGATTCCGATAAGGGAGCGCTGGTCGCCAACGTGGAGAAAGATGGTCCGGCCGAGAAGGCGGGCCTCAAGGCGGGCGACATCATCCTGGAATACGACGGCAAACCGATCAACGAGGGGAATGAACTACCCCGCTATGTGGCGGTCACCCCCATCGACAAGAAGGTCAAACTGGTGATCTTCCGCGACGGCAAGAAGCAGGAGGTGACGGTGGCCATAGCCCGGCTGAAGGACGGCGGAACCCTGGCCAACACAGACGATTTCACTGAGAGTGCAACCATGGGCATTGCGGTGCAGGAGCTTACCAAGGAGTTGGCCTCCCGCCTGGGGATCAGGGATACCAAGGGCCTGATCGTCAGCGAGGTGAAACCGGGCTCACCCGCCGAAGAGGTGGGGATCACCGCCGGCGACCTGATCATAGAGATCAACGGGCAGCGGCCGGATACACTGGAAAAATATAATGCCGCGGCCGCCAAGCTTAAGAAGGGCGACGTGGCCCGCCTGCTCCTGAAACGCCCCGACGGCGCGATCTACTACGTGGCCGTGAAGATCGACCAATAA
- a CDS encoding 4Fe-4S binding protein codes for MPARYVQPLRILIQFCFLVFMLWLGFRFYQFVSYLRFDGTTTHVARPDGIEGFLPISGLLGLAGWLKGLGINPVHPAAVVIFLAVLAVSLLLRRSFCSWICPVATISECSWKAGFKVVKRNYRLPRWPDVILRGLKYLLMAFFIYTVAIGMSAGALRDFIVSDYHKVADVRLLDFFLHLSPTALGIIIFLVAVSVVLRNPFCRYLCPYGALLGLTALLSPVRVTRDSDRCVSCGACSQVCPTYIDVMHKRSVNSPECIGCWRCVSHCRVDGALSMRAAGRFVIPGVLFALMVVLIFWGGTLVGRFTGHWHTALDAAEYGRLLSR; via the coding sequence ATGCCCGCTCGTTATGTTCAGCCGTTGCGCATCCTGATCCAGTTCTGCTTCCTCGTCTTCATGCTCTGGCTTGGGTTTCGTTTCTATCAATTTGTCAGCTACCTCCGTTTTGACGGCACAACCACCCACGTGGCGCGTCCCGACGGCATCGAGGGCTTTCTGCCTATTTCCGGGCTCCTGGGGTTGGCCGGCTGGCTCAAGGGGCTCGGCATCAACCCGGTCCATCCGGCAGCGGTGGTGATTTTCCTGGCCGTACTGGCGGTGTCCCTGCTGCTGCGGCGTTCCTTCTGCTCGTGGATCTGTCCGGTGGCGACCATCTCGGAATGCTCCTGGAAGGCTGGGTTCAAAGTCGTTAAGCGCAACTATCGTCTTCCCCGCTGGCCGGATGTGATCCTGCGCGGCCTGAAGTACCTGTTGATGGCCTTTTTCATCTATACCGTCGCGATCGGCATGTCGGCCGGTGCGCTACGTGATTTCATCGTCTCCGATTACCACAAGGTTGCCGATGTACGCCTTTTGGACTTCTTCCTGCACCTCTCACCCACGGCCCTGGGGATCATCATCTTCCTGGTGGCAGTCTCCGTAGTTCTGCGCAACCCTTTCTGCCGCTACCTTTGCCCTTACGGTGCCCTGTTGGGGCTCACGGCCCTGCTCTCGCCGGTCCGGGTTACCCGCGACAGCGACCGATGTGTCTCCTGCGGAGCCTGCAGCCAAGTCTGCCCCACCTATATCGACGTCATGCACAAGCGGAGCGTGAATTCTCCCGAATGTATCGGCTGCTGGCGCTGCGTCAGCCACTGTCGGGTGGATGGAGCCCTTTCCATGCGAGCCGCAGGCAGGTTTGTCATCCCCGGCGTCCTCTTCGCCCTCATGGTGGTGCTGATCTTCTGGGGGGGGACGCTGGTGGGCAGGTTCACCGGCCACTGGCACACGGCGCTGGATGCCGCCGAGTACGGCAGGCTGCTGAGCAGGTAG
- the obgE gene encoding GTPase ObgE, translating into MKFIDEVTLFTASGHGGAGCVAFRHEKFIEFGGPSGGDGGKGGDVIFVATSGLSTLLELRHRPHQKAEKGHNGMGKNRHGAGGEDLVIKVPVGTVIKDAETDEQLTDLTEDGQRVVLLKGGRGGQGNARFATATNKAPKFAQPGEEGEERKLRLELKLMADVGLLGLPNAGKSSLISKISAARPKIADYPFTTMVPSLGVVEYKNYRSFVVADIPGIIEGAHAGAGLGHRFLKHLERSGILLHLVDISWMPDRDPLEEYEAVCRELALFSPELGAKEQVVVITKTDLPQTQERLAEIKNWFEDRKIKVFPISSATGEGVEALLDEIARRLWATKE; encoded by the coding sequence ATGAAATTCATTGATGAAGTAACCCTGTTCACCGCCTCCGGCCATGGCGGCGCCGGTTGTGTCGCCTTCCGTCACGAGAAGTTCATCGAGTTTGGTGGCCCCAGTGGCGGCGACGGCGGCAAGGGAGGGGATGTGATCTTCGTGGCCACATCCGGCCTCTCCACCCTGCTGGAACTGCGCCACCGCCCGCACCAGAAGGCCGAGAAGGGACACAACGGCATGGGCAAAAACCGCCACGGCGCCGGCGGGGAGGACTTGGTCATCAAGGTGCCGGTGGGCACGGTCATCAAGGACGCCGAAACCGACGAACAGTTGACCGATCTGACCGAGGACGGCCAACGGGTGGTGCTGCTCAAGGGGGGGCGGGGAGGGCAGGGGAACGCTCGCTTTGCCACTGCCACCAATAAGGCGCCCAAATTCGCCCAACCGGGGGAAGAGGGGGAGGAACGCAAGCTGCGGCTGGAACTGAAGCTCATGGCTGACGTGGGGCTGTTGGGCCTGCCCAATGCGGGCAAATCGTCGCTCATCAGCAAGATTTCCGCCGCCCGCCCCAAGATCGCCGACTATCCCTTCACCACCATGGTCCCCAGCCTGGGCGTGGTGGAATACAAGAATTACCGTTCCTTCGTGGTGGCCGATATTCCCGGCATCATCGAGGGGGCCCACGCCGGCGCCGGTCTGGGGCACCGTTTCCTCAAGCACCTGGAACGCTCCGGCATCCTGCTGCACCTGGTGGATATCTCCTGGATGCCGGACCGGGACCCCCTGGAAGAGTATGAGGCGGTCTGCCGCGAACTGGCCCTGTTCAGCCCCGAATTGGGCGCAAAGGAACAGGTGGTGGTGATCACAAAGACCGACCTGCCCCAGACCCAAGAGCGGCTCGCCGAGATCAAGAACTGGTTCGAGGATCGAAAGATCAAGGTATTCCCCATCTCATCCGCCACCGGTGAAGGGGTCGAGGCGCTTCTGGACGAGATCGCCCGGCGCTTGTGGGCTACTAAGGAATAG
- a CDS encoding response regulator transcription factor, whose protein sequence is MKILVVEDEKKVASFIKRGLEDDNYKVTVAYDGLDGFKQAREGDYNLVIMDMMLPKKDGMTVIKELRESGNRVPVLMLTARDNMEDIVSGLDAGSDDYLTKPFAFAELLARVRALLRRGELDRGAEIRFADLRLDPVSHKVWRGSKEIELTSKEYGLLEYLMRNPNTVLSRAMIAEHVWDYAFDSFTNIIDVYVNYLRKKIDKDYPAKLIHTVRGQGYILREA, encoded by the coding sequence GATTCTCGTGGTTGAAGACGAAAAGAAGGTAGCCAGCTTCATCAAACGTGGCCTTGAGGACGACAACTACAAGGTTACGGTGGCCTATGACGGTCTCGACGGCTTCAAGCAGGCCCGGGAAGGTGACTACAACCTGGTCATCATGGATATGATGCTGCCCAAAAAGGACGGCATGACGGTGATCAAGGAATTGCGCGAGAGTGGGAACCGTGTGCCGGTCCTGATGCTGACCGCCCGGGACAACATGGAGGATATTGTGTCCGGCCTTGATGCCGGTTCCGACGACTACCTCACCAAGCCGTTCGCCTTTGCCGAACTGCTGGCGCGCGTCCGTGCGCTCCTGCGAAGGGGGGAGTTGGACCGGGGCGCCGAGATCCGCTTCGCCGACCTGCGGCTCGACCCGGTAAGCCACAAGGTGTGGCGCGGCAGCAAGGAGATCGAGCTGACGTCCAAGGAATACGGCCTGCTGGAGTACCTGATGCGCAATCCCAATACCGTCCTCTCCCGGGCCATGATCGCCGAACACGTATGGGACTACGCCTTTGACAGCTTTACGAACATCATTGACGTGTATGTCAATTACTTGCGTAAGAAGATCGACAAGGACTACCCCGCCAAACTGATCCATACCGTCCGTGGACAGGGGTATATTCTGCGGGAGGCTTAG
- a CDS encoding isochorismatase family cysteine hydrolase translates to MKLEPSKTAVLTLDLQKGILAMVDGYESILPNASRIVELARKKPYQLIHVGLGFSEGHPEVADWDTPFLRAKHNNLFVKGSPSAEFHSAIAQPGDLIIYKQRIGAFSENHLNLTLRARGIENLVLFGISTSGIVLATVTRAFDLDFRLTIIRDACCDADAEVHSVLTEKIFPKRGTVTTTDAFISEQE, encoded by the coding sequence ATGAAGCTTGAACCGTCCAAAACCGCCGTACTGACGCTTGACCTTCAAAAAGGGATATTGGCGATGGTGGACGGCTATGAAAGCATTCTTCCCAACGCATCCAGAATCGTGGAACTGGCCCGAAAGAAACCGTATCAGCTTATCCATGTGGGGCTGGGATTTTCCGAAGGCCACCCGGAAGTAGCCGATTGGGACACGCCCTTTCTCAGGGCAAAACACAACAATCTCTTTGTCAAAGGAAGCCCTTCCGCCGAATTTCACAGCGCGATTGCCCAACCCGGCGACCTGATTATCTATAAACAACGCATCGGCGCGTTCTCCGAGAACCACCTCAACCTGACGCTTCGCGCGCGCGGAATTGAAAATCTGGTCCTTTTCGGCATTTCCACCAGCGGCATCGTCCTTGCGACCGTCACCAGAGCGTTCGACCTGGATTTCAGGCTTACCATCATTCGCGATGCCTGCTGCGATGCGGATGCGGAGGTCCATAGCGTTCTGACGGAAAAAATATTTCCAAAACGCGGAACGGTCACCACTACGGACGCGTTTATCTCCGAACAGGAATAA